TGCACGCTAAACGCCCCTCCCCCAGCGGTTTGGGGGAGGGGCAGCGAGGTGACGAGCGGGGAGAGGGCCCTCGATGCAACGAGACGGGCGAGGCGCAACCCGCGCCTCGCCCGTCCCGTGTTGTCCAGCGGTCCTACCCGATCGTGCGGAGGCTTACAGGCCGGCGCCCAGCGTGGTGCCGGTGATGGCCTTGTACACGTCCAGGCGGCCGTTGCCGTACTTGTTGTCGTAGCCGGCCGTGCCCAGGTCCTTGGCCGAGCTCTCCAGGCGGGCGCGGAGCGCGGCGCCGCGCAGGCCCGTCTTGGAAGCCACCACCGCGGCGGCGCCCGTCACCTGCGGAGTCGCCATCGAGGTGCCGTTCATGTAGGCGTACTTGCCGCCGGCAAGCGGCCCGTTGTACTCCAGGAAGCCCTGCGTCGCCTGGTAGCCCGCCACGATCGCGCTGAAGATGCAGCCTTCCTCGGTCGTGTTGCTGTAGCACAGGCCGCCCGGAGCCGAGATGTCCAGCCCGGTGCCGTACTGCGAGTAGCTGGTGAGCACGTCCTTCCAGTCGGTGGCCGACACGGAGATCGCGTTCGGGTCGCAGGCGGGGCAGCCCACCTTGTTGGTGCCGGAGTTGCCCGCGGCGGCGATCACCAGGACGCCCTTGTCCGTGGCGTACTGGATCGCGCTCTTCTCACCGGCAGACTCGGTACGGCCGCCCAGCGAGAGGTTCATCGCCACCATGTTCGGCTGGTCGGCCGCGGCACGGATCGCGTTGATGATGCTGGAGGTGTAGCAGCCGGCGGCGCCGCAGACGCGCTGCACGTAGATCTTGACGTTCGCCGCGGCGCCCGTCACGCCCGCCACGCCCACCGTGGTGCCGGCCATCGTGCCGCTGGTGTGCGTGCCGTGGCCCTGGTCCGGGGTGTCGTCCGAGGTGAAGTCGTTGCAGGTGCCGCTGCCGTTGCCGGCGGCCGCCATGCTGTACCAGTCGCAGCCGCGGATCAGGCGTCCGGTGAACTCCGGGTGGCTGAAGTCCACGCCCGTGTCGATGCCGCTGATGACCACCGCGGCGCCGCCGGCGCCGATCCCCTCGATCGCGTCCTCGTCAGCGTCCGCCAGGGAGGCGTACGAGCTCGGCAGCGGGCCGGTGCGGCCGTTCGGGTCGTTGTAGAAGCTCATGTTCTGCCCGCCCGGGTTGTAGAAGGCCCACAGGCGGCTGTCGATCGCTTCGACCTTGCGGATGTAGTTCGGCTCGGCCCACTCCACGCGGGCGTCGTTCTTGAGCACGGCGGCAAGCGCGCGCTCCTGGCCGCGGGCGCCGTTCAGCAGCTCGAAGGAGCCCTTGTAGCCCACCGCGCGGCGCACGAGGCCGTTGGCGCGAAGAAGGTCGCTCGCGTCGACCCCGTCCTTGAACTTCACCAGCACCTCACCCGGGGCGACTTCGTCCTGCGCGGGAGCCGCGGCGAACTCCGGGCTCTGCACCGGCGACATGCCGGCGGTGGTGGTGGTCTCATCGGAACAGGCGGCGAGGGTGGCCAGGGCGAGGACGCCGACGGCCGAAAAGCGGATGCGCATGAGGAACAACTCCCGGGTGACTGGCTTGGTGACGGAACAACCGCAAACCTGTGTGCCGCACCAGGCCGATGCGCAACAGGACGAGTGTTCGAGTGGTCGGCGTGAGTAAAGGCAAGCACCGGACCGCAGCGAATGGCGGATTCCGTTAGTGCTAACTCGCTACGGACGCACTACTTACGTTTTAGAGGCCGAAACGTATGTCGCTCCAGAGCGGTGCGGGGCGCACCATTCTGGTGCAGCGGATTGGTGCGGGCTCCCGCGCGGCGTCTCGCAAGTCGAGAACGGCGTTGCGCTTAGCGGGTCGCCGGTACCCGCTCCGCCGCGGCGGGCCGGCCCGGCCGCGGGCGCTGGGTGGCGGTCCCGGCGAGCGCGACGGTCCCGAACCCCGCTTCCCCCGCGGCGCGGCCCAGCGCGAGCTCCTCCACCAGCCCGGCGGCGGGCGCAAACGAGTGCGCGGCCCGCAGCGCCTCGC
The Longimicrobium sp. DNA segment above includes these coding regions:
- a CDS encoding S8 family serine peptidase; the encoded protein is MRIRFSAVGVLALATLAACSDETTTTAGMSPVQSPEFAAAPAQDEVAPGEVLVKFKDGVDASDLLRANGLVRRAVGYKGSFELLNGARGQERALAAVLKNDARVEWAEPNYIRKVEAIDSRLWAFYNPGGQNMSFYNDPNGRTGPLPSSYASLADADEDAIEGIGAGGAAVVISGIDTGVDFSHPEFTGRLIRGCDWYSMAAAGNGSGTCNDFTSDDTPDQGHGTHTSGTMAGTTVGVAGVTGAAANVKIYVQRVCGAAGCYTSSIINAIRAAADQPNMVAMNLSLGGRTESAGEKSAIQYATDKGVLVIAAAGNSGTNKVGCPACDPNAISVSATDWKDVLTSYSQYGTGLDISAPGGLCYSNTTEEGCIFSAIVAGYQATQGFLEYNGPLAGGKYAYMNGTSMATPQVTGAAAVVASKTGLRGAALRARLESSAKDLGTAGYDNKYGNGRLDVYKAITGTTLGAGL